One genomic window of Anser cygnoides isolate HZ-2024a breed goose chromosome 11, Taihu_goose_T2T_genome, whole genome shotgun sequence includes the following:
- the LOC106043658 gene encoding uncharacterized protein: MAGLLPVLGLLLVLLPRASQHNFRNPKHVKMMLHPYSSVEVPAEDTVGATARAPQATLSRTEAEKEEETLKNLVDVLHHVMRNDPSQGALAPRSAAPPTRNDTIHALWLKVYKKHAEKPKKTGRVAMTRKPTPSTMPSVLTLQADPDFSAALCVFESAQLTAALEELAFILQAVVPKGEDKILDQLISGFSEIFKECFKKSDAKNHN, translated from the exons ATGGCCGGCCTGCTGCCGgtgctgggcctgctgctggtgctgctgccccgcG catcGCAGCATAATTTCAGGAATCCGAAACACGTAAAG ATGATGTTGCATCCATACTCTTCTGTTGAGGTTCCAGCTGAGGACACAGTCGGTGCTACAGCCCGTG CACCTCAAGCAACCCTGTCTAggacagaggcagaaaaagaagaggaaaccCTGAAGAACCTCGTGGACGTTCTGCATCACGTCATGCGAAACGATCCTTCGCAGGGCGCACTGGCTCCGCGTTCAGCAGCGCCACCCACTCGTAATGATACCATCCATGCTCTTTGGTTAAAAGTATACAAGAAGCATGCtgagaagccaaaaaaaacGGGAAGGGTTGCAATGACAAGAAAACCTACTCCATCGACTATGCCATCAGTTTTGACACTCCAAGCTGACCcagatttttctgctgctttgtgtgtttttgaaTCTGCTCAGCTGACAGCAGCACTGGAAGAGCTGGCCTTCATATTGCAAGCTGTTGTTCCAAAGGGGGAAGATAAGATTCTCGATCAGTTAATAAGTGGATTTAGTGAAATctttaaagaatgttttaaaaaaagtgatgcTAAAAATCACAACTAA